Proteins encoded in a region of the Salvelinus sp. IW2-2015 linkage group LG27, ASM291031v2, whole genome shotgun sequence genome:
- the gtf3ab gene encoding LOW QUALITY PROTEIN: general transcription factor IIIA, b (The sequence of the model RefSeq protein was modified relative to this genomic sequence to represent the inferred CDS: inserted 2 bases in 1 codon), with product MGERIQVQRSFICSFVNCNATFNKSWKLDAHLCKHTGLKPFSCENCDKSFCTRYQLTRHGLSHSGEKPYTCQAAGCSEAFVSHASMKNHIARIHQHQEKHYKCDHVHXGMEFNKKNQLKTHQIKHTQLLPFQCIFEGCKRXFAAPGQLKRHEKVHQGYPCAVEDCPFQGKTWSEYQKHRKAVHRIKLQCDGCSKIFLEAWFLKQHQLRVHSGVPKRVFQCTDAGCEKTFTTHFKLENHVVSDHEGKMAFSCTHEGCGKRFAMQESLRRHRVVHDPERKKLQKVRPKKNKPLIQKMKLGPASTQAETSRLADQLHNTSLGYSTS from the exons ATGGGGGAAAGGATTCAAGTCCAAAGAAGCTTTATTTGTTCTTTTGTCAACTGCAATGCCACCTTCAATAAATCATGGAAATTAGATGCCCATCTTTGCAAGCACACAGGTTTG AAACCCTTCTCGTGCGAGAACTGTGACAAGAGCTTTTGTACCCGCTACCAGCTCACCAGACACGGGCTGAGCCACAGTGGAGAGAAGCCATACAC GTGTCAGGCTGCAGGATGCTCCGAGGCCTTTGTCTCACATGCCAGCATGAAGAATCACATAGCTCGCATTCACCAGCACCAGGAGAAGCACTATAAG TGTGACCATGTGCATTGRGGGATGGAGTTCAATAAGAAGAACCAACTCAAAACACACCAGATtaaacacacacagctgctgCCTTTTCA GTGCATCTTTGAGGGCTGTAAGAG ATTTGCTGCTCCCGGACAACTGAAGCGCCATGAGAAAGTACACCAAG GTTACCCCTGTGCTGTGGAGGACTGTCCATTCCAGGGGAAGACTTGGTCAGAGTATCAGAAGCACAGGAAAGCTGTGCACAGAA TCAAGCTACAGTGTGATGGCTGCAGTAAGATATTCCTGGAGGCATGGTTTTTGAAGCAGCACCAGCTGCGGGTCCACTCTGGTGTGCCCAAGAGGGTGTTCCAGTGCACCGACGCTGGGTGTGAGAAGACCTTCACCACCCACTTCAAACTGGAGAACCACGTTGTGTCAGACCATGAGGGCAAGATGGCATTCTCCTGTACCCACGAAGGCTGTGGCAAGCGCTTCGCTATGCAG GAGAGTTTGAGACGACACCGAGTGGTTCATGACCCAGAGAGGAAAAAGCTGCAG AAGGTGCGCCCTAAAAAGAACAAGCCTTTGATTCAGAAGATGAAGTTGGGGCCAGCCTCCACACAGGCTGAGACCAGCAGACTGGCTGACCAACTTCATAACACCAGCTTGGGCTACTCTACATCATAA